One region of Quercus lobata isolate SW786 chromosome 2, ValleyOak3.0 Primary Assembly, whole genome shotgun sequence genomic DNA includes:
- the LOC115976828 gene encoding probable WRKY transcription factor 72: MDCMSKMPSSCGEAKEEKSFESTGNHENQEAGQGKSRREILLEMGILNQSSPQYKASGNVKKENELESAKAKMGEVKEENERLKMRLQQIEKDYQSLQRRFFDIIKQETPNNFTESSTPSHNETEEPELVSLCLGRSPTEPKKEEKASNPTKISTKDEEWKASLSLGWDSNKFQLSTEIVSDPSPETSLEETKQAEAGETWPPSKTLKTMRNGDDEVSQQTHVKRARVSVRARCDTPTLNDGCQWRKYGQKIAKGNPCPRAYYRCTVAPDCPVRKQVQRCAEDTSILITTYEGNHNHPLPVTATAMASTTSAAASMLLSSSSMSKPGLGSTAAAPVPNGLHFNPLDNSRAKQFYLPNSSSPLCPTVTLDLTTSPPSSSTPFNRLSSSFASNPRFPSTSLSFSSSQSNILPTAWGNGYPSSNSVPYNKTHTGGSLNMGKQFQEQQLSYQSYLEKYHQASSQETLTDNLAKAIASDASFRSMIAATISSMVGGRPTPGSNQGGGER, encoded by the exons ATGGATTGCATGTCAAAAATGCCTAGCTCTTGTGgtgaagctaaagaagaaaagagctTTGAATCTACTGGCAACCATGAGAATCAAGAGGCTGGACAG gGTAAAAGTAGAAGAGAAATATTGCTGGAGATGGGTATCTTGAACCAATCTTCACCACAATACAAGGCCTCGGGAAATGTTAAAAAG GAGAATGAACTTGAATCTGCCAAAGCCAAAATGGGTGAggtgaaagaagaaaatgaaagattaAAAATGAGGTTACAGCAAATTGAAAAGGATTACCAGTCTCTTCAGCGGCGTTTCTTTGACATCATTAAACAAGAAACTCCCAACAACTTTACTGAGTCATCAACTCCCTCACATAATGAAACTGAAGAACCTGAACTAGTGTCTCTTTGCCTTGGAAGAAGTCCAACTGAGCctaagaaagaagagaaagctaGCAACCCTACCAAAATCAGTACCAAAGATGAGGAATGGAAGGCTAGCCTTTCACTTGGATGGGACTCTAATAAGTTTCAACTATCTACAGAGATTGTTTCTGATCCAAGCCCGGAGACAAGTTTGGAAGAAACTAAGCAAGCAGAAGCTGGAGAGACATGGCCACCAAGTAAGACTCTAAAGACAATGAGAAATGGAGATGATGAAGTTTCACAGCAAACACATGTGAAAAGAGCTAGGGTTTCTGTGAGAGCTAGATGTGACACTCCAACG CTGAATGATGGATGCCAATGGAGGAAATATGGACAGAAAATTGCCAAAGGAAACCCATGCCCTCGAGCTTACTATCGTTGCACAGTTGCACCAGATTGTCCAGTAAGAAAACAG GTGCAAAGATGTGCTGAGGATACTTCCATCTTGATCACCACCTATGAAGGAAATCACAACCACCCACTTCCAGTTACTGCCACTGCCATGGCTTCCACCACTTCCGCTGCTGCTTCGATGCTATTGTCTAGCTCTTCAATGTCTAAACCAGGCCTTGGCTCCACAGCTGCTGCTCCTGTACCTAATGGATTACATTTTAATCCCCTGGATAATTCAAgagcaaaacaattttacttgCCAAACTCTTCCTCACCCCTTTGCCCAACAGTCACTCTAGACCTCACTACCTCTCCACCCTCTTCATCCACTCCTTTTAATAGATTATCTTCAAGCTTTGCTTCAAACCCAAGATTTCCTTCAACAAGTCTAAGCTTCTCATCCTCACAATCCAACATTCTACCAACAGCTTGGGGCAATGGATACCCTAGTTCTAACTCAGTACcctacaacaaaacccacactGGGGGGTCCTTAAATATGGGGAAACAATTCCAAGAGCAGCAGCTTTCCTACCAATCTTATTTGGAAAAATACCACCAAGCTTCTTCTCAAGAGACTTTAACAGATAACCTAGCCAAGGCAATTGCATCGGACGCAAGTTTCCGATCCATGATTGCTGCCACAATTTCATCAATGGTAGGAGGTCGACCAACCCCAGGTAGTAACCAAGGTGGAGGGGAAAGATAA